One region of Turicibacter bilis genomic DNA includes:
- a CDS encoding dicarboxylate/amino acid:cation symporter, with product MTKKQNKNRLAIHMAIALVCGLVTGSLFLMLRENLLAGGNADLWATINKILFQDISAEGATDAIGIFYILGQLFLNSMQLVIVPMVFTSIALAMCRISDTKTLGRLSYKTIAGFLATSFFALILAGVVGLFANKLGVFNVSIDNITAQTGTTGSNPLLILVKAIPNNIASVFTTNGSILSIVFLAVITGLSINHLGDQISILKKLLEDVNKIITVFLTFLITKFGPFAIFVLLTRTFAIYGVEHLKPALAYVITVIVTLLVFLTVGYALFILIATRLNPMPFVKKIGKVAMFGFSTSSSAATLPLNTKTTTEELGVNEEVASFILPLGMTINMNGTAIMQVIAAIFIASSAGYDVTFGSISLIAILALIASIGTPAAPGAGAVILFTVLSGMGYQNDAALLAYSLILAINRPVEMLVTALNVVGDSATAVVVAKSENCLNEEAYFQEIK from the coding sequence ATGACTAAAAAACAAAATAAAAATCGTTTAGCCATTCATATGGCCATTGCCCTTGTCTGTGGTTTAGTAACGGGATCATTATTCTTAATGTTACGTGAAAACTTATTAGCAGGTGGAAATGCTGACCTTTGGGCGACTATCAATAAAATCTTATTCCAAGATATTAGTGCTGAAGGTGCAACGGATGCTATCGGAATCTTCTACATCTTAGGTCAATTATTCTTAAACTCAATGCAATTAGTTATTGTACCTATGGTATTTACATCAATTGCATTAGCAATGTGCCGTATCTCTGATACAAAAACATTAGGACGCTTATCATACAAAACAATCGCTGGATTCTTAGCTACTTCATTTTTCGCTTTAATTTTAGCAGGTGTTGTTGGATTATTCGCAAATAAGCTTGGAGTATTTAACGTCAGCATCGATAATATTACAGCTCAAACAGGAACAACAGGATCAAATCCATTATTAATCCTTGTTAAAGCTATCCCTAACAACATTGCTTCAGTATTTACAACAAACGGAAGCATTTTATCAATTGTCTTCTTAGCGGTGATCACTGGTTTATCAATCAATCATTTAGGAGACCAAATCTCAATTCTTAAAAAATTATTAGAAGATGTCAATAAAATTATCACCGTCTTCTTAACGTTCTTAATTACGAAGTTCGGACCATTCGCTATCTTTGTATTATTAACTCGTACATTTGCGATTTACGGTGTTGAACATTTAAAACCAGCCTTAGCATACGTGATCACAGTCATTGTTACTTTATTAGTATTCTTAACAGTTGGTTACGCCCTATTCATCTTAATTGCAACTCGTTTAAATCCAATGCCATTCGTTAAAAAGATTGGAAAAGTTGCCATGTTTGGATTCTCAACTTCATCTTCAGCTGCTACATTACCGTTAAACACAAAAACAACAACTGAAGAATTAGGAGTAAATGAAGAAGTTGCCTCATTCATCTTACCACTAGGAATGACAATTAACATGAACGGGACGGCAATCATGCAAGTCATTGCTGCTATCTTCATCGCTTCAAGTGCAGGATATGACGTAACATTCGGAAGTATTTCATTAATTGCCATCTTAGCATTAATTGCTTCAATCGGAACACCTGCTGCACCAGGTGCCGGAGCAGTCATTCTATTTACCGTCTTATCTGGAATGGGATATCAAAATGATGCCGCACTATTAGCTTACTCATTAATCTTAGCGATTAACCGTCCAGTAGAAATGTTAGTAACAGCATTAAACGTTGTTGGAGACTCTGCAACAGCTGTTGTCGTTGCTAAATCAGAAAACTGTTTAAATGAAGAAGCATACTTTCAAGAAATAAAATAA
- the aroQ gene encoding type II 3-dehydroquinate dehydratase: MKILVLNGPNLNMVGIREQGIYGNRSYGDIVAYIKEEGTKRGHEIEVLQSNYEGQMIDWFQKAYFENYDGIIINPGAYTHYSYAIHDAIKSVVTIPTVEVHLSNVHAREEFRHKSVTASACIGQLCGFGEFGYVLAIQALEDYKAKQKA, from the coding sequence ATGAAAATCTTAGTCTTAAATGGTCCAAATTTAAATATGGTTGGAATTCGTGAGCAAGGTATCTATGGAAATCGTAGCTATGGAGATATCGTAGCCTATATCAAGGAAGAAGGAACAAAACGTGGACATGAAATTGAGGTTCTTCAAAGTAACTATGAAGGACAAATGATTGATTGGTTCCAAAAAGCATACTTTGAAAACTATGATGGGATTATTATCAATCCAGGAGCATATACTCATTACAGCTATGCCATTCATGATGCAATTAAATCAGTCGTCACGATTCCAACGGTTGAAGTCCATCTTTCAAATGTTCATGCCCGTGAGGAATTCCGTCATAAATCAGTGACAGCTTCAGCCTGTATTGGACAATTATGCGGATTTGGTGAGTTTGGATATGTTCTAGCTATTCAAGCGTTAGAAGATTATAAAGCAAAACAAAAGGCTTAA
- a CDS encoding CAP domain-containing protein — MNKKLVAIMTFVLITLGATMTVTSHKIEAENPNEAAILSSLMLPQFKEKDMIASIEIKQPVKEETQVSLIPDETKTDHVVMAKEEQLKGDSSLQPLTTEPTGGTVAESVDGFMSYVEQLIFEKVNQEREKAGLSPFENNQIMSQYARTKSQDMGERNYFAHENPEGDLMSAFMQQDGITYQAWGENIAYIGGDMNESLEALAEQFMSNWMNSSGHRANILSTNFSSIGIGVYRCGDKVYATQEFYR; from the coding sequence ATGAATAAGAAACTTGTTGCGATTATGACTTTTGTTCTTATTACTTTAGGAGCAACAATGACGGTTACAAGTCACAAAATAGAAGCAGAAAATCCGAATGAGGCAGCGATATTATCATCATTGATGCTACCACAGTTTAAAGAAAAAGATATGATAGCATCTATCGAAATAAAACAACCTGTAAAGGAAGAGACTCAAGTTTCATTAATACCTGATGAAACTAAAACAGATCATGTAGTTATGGCGAAAGAAGAACAGCTTAAAGGAGATTCCTCATTACAACCATTAACGACAGAGCCAACAGGTGGAACAGTAGCTGAATCCGTTGATGGATTTATGTCGTATGTTGAGCAGTTAATCTTTGAAAAGGTCAATCAAGAGCGTGAAAAAGCTGGATTATCACCTTTTGAGAATAATCAGATCATGAGTCAATATGCTCGAACAAAATCACAAGATATGGGTGAACGAAATTATTTTGCTCATGAAAATCCTGAAGGCGATTTAATGAGTGCCTTCATGCAACAGGATGGAATTACTTATCAAGCGTGGGGTGAAAATATTGCCTATATTGGAGGCGATATGAATGAAAGCCTAGAGGCATTAGCAGAACAATTTATGTCTAATTGGATGAACTCTAGTGGACACCGAGCGAATATTTTATCTACTAATTTTTCTAGTATTGGGATTGGTGTTTATCGATGTGGAGATAAAGTTTATGCTACTCAAGAGTTCTATCGTTAA
- a CDS encoding acyl-[acyl-carrier-protein] thioesterase — MYQTRGRIRFSEIGEDGRLTLHHLINYFQDCSTFQLEDIGLGTDYFMQQDLAFYILSWQIEINRLPRFGEEIKVGTLIYDCRGMFGYRNYVLFGANDEVLAYANVCGCFLSVKTGSFVKLTIDEIEKYPIEPKWEMTYLPRKIKAPKAEKYMDAIRVSQFQIDTNGHMNNSQYVAIASEYLPAQIQVKQVRVEYKKAAKLGDCLVPTIARQEDIYYVTLCDQELNPYAIVAFQVE, encoded by the coding sequence TTGTATCAAACACGAGGGCGTATTCGATTTAGTGAAATAGGTGAAGATGGACGGTTAACACTGCATCATTTAATTAATTACTTTCAAGATTGTAGTACTTTTCAATTAGAGGATATTGGGCTTGGCACAGATTATTTTATGCAACAAGACTTAGCTTTTTATATATTATCGTGGCAAATCGAAATCAATCGGTTACCTAGATTTGGTGAAGAGATTAAAGTTGGAACGTTAATCTATGATTGTAGAGGGATGTTTGGCTATCGTAATTATGTTCTGTTTGGTGCAAATGATGAAGTTTTAGCGTATGCTAATGTGTGTGGGTGCTTCTTAAGTGTAAAAACCGGATCTTTTGTTAAATTAACGATAGATGAAATTGAAAAATATCCAATTGAACCGAAGTGGGAGATGACCTATTTACCACGAAAAATCAAAGCACCTAAGGCTGAGAAATATATGGATGCGATTCGTGTTAGTCAATTTCAAATCGATACAAATGGCCATATGAATAATAGTCAATATGTGGCAATTGCTTCGGAATACTTACCTGCACAAATTCAGGTTAAGCAAGTTCGAGTCGAGTATAAAAAAGCAGCAAAGTTAGGAGATTGTTTAGTCCCAACTATTGCAAGGCAAGAGGATATTTATTATGTCACCTTATGTGATCAAGAATTGAATCCTTATGCCATTGTTGCGTTTCAGGTTGAATAA
- a CDS encoding shikimate dehydrogenase gives MESRISGTTQLIGIIATPIGHSISPKMHNAAFSRLGLDYAYLAFDIEQSQLEDSVKGLKAIGARGFNVSMPYKTAIIEYLDELSPTAKLCQAVNTVVNENGKLVGHMTDGSGLIRSLQDEGYDIRGKKVTVIGCGGAGKAIQIQAALDGVSELSIFNRSAERGQQVVDLINKHTNCKATFYHLNDELALKEQLADSYLLINATSIGMAELEGLSFISDSSVLHPGLIVCDIIYNPRKTKLLQQAEEAGCKVMNGVGMIIYQGAEAFKLWTGEEMPIDYIKDVLDLK, from the coding sequence ATGGAGTCACGTATTAGTGGAACAACTCAATTAATAGGGATCATTGCAACACCTATTGGTCATAGTATTTCACCTAAAATGCATAATGCAGCTTTTTCTAGGTTAGGACTGGATTATGCTTATTTAGCATTTGATATTGAACAGTCTCAATTAGAGGATAGTGTGAAAGGTTTAAAGGCAATAGGAGCTAGAGGGTTTAATGTATCCATGCCATATAAAACAGCAATCATTGAGTATTTAGATGAATTATCGCCTACGGCGAAATTATGTCAAGCAGTCAATACAGTTGTGAATGAAAATGGAAAATTGGTTGGACATATGACGGATGGAAGTGGATTAATTCGTTCACTACAAGATGAAGGTTATGATATTCGAGGGAAAAAAGTAACGGTGATTGGTTGTGGTGGAGCTGGAAAAGCGATTCAAATTCAAGCAGCGCTAGATGGAGTATCGGAACTCTCTATTTTTAACCGTTCAGCTGAGAGAGGACAACAAGTCGTTGACTTAATTAACAAACATACAAATTGTAAAGCAACCTTTTATCACTTAAATGATGAATTAGCATTAAAAGAACAGTTAGCAGATAGCTATCTTCTTATTAATGCCACGAGTATTGGGATGGCTGAATTAGAAGGCCTGTCTTTTATTAGCGATTCTAGTGTTTTGCATCCTGGCTTAATCGTCTGTGACATTATTTATAATCCAAGAAAGACGAAGTTGCTACAACAGGCGGAAGAAGCGGGATGCAAGGTTATGAATGGAGTTGGGATGATTATTTATCAAGGAGCAGAAGCCTTTAAGTTATGGACAGGTGAGGAGATGCCGATTGATTATATTAAAGATGTTCTAGATCTTAAATAA